Proteins from one Bacteroidales bacterium genomic window:
- a CDS encoding bifunctional UDP-N-acetylmuramoyl-tripeptide:D-alanyl-D-alanine ligase/alanine racemase, which produces MNYDISKIAQIVKGEFLNKYDGTAPVKNIFIDSRTLSNFESSLFFAIAGKRHNGHDYLIELYEKGIRNFVVSEKPVNMNLMPEANILFVKNTLTAMQQLASSHRKNFNIPVVAITGSNGKTIIKEWLFQLLGEDKKIIRSPKSYNSQVGVPLSVWQINNEHELAIFEAGISEPDEMEKLQAIISPTIGIFTNIGQAHGENFINIEQKIGEKLKLFLKVKTLFYCIDCFGIKEKIIKSEMLRNIEVFTWSRHSEATLKINNVSKNKHKTSIEAVFKNKNISIEIPFADDASVENAIHCWAVMLYLGYDNEKIKKRMLSLAPVAMRLELKEGINNCAVINDSYNSDINSLTIALDFLNQQEQHKKKTLILSDILQSGIDENDLYNEIAELVMQKGVTRIIGIGNAISRNSKKFGKIENKFYKTTDDFLNDYSGSLFNNEAILLKGARLFKFEQISKVIQQKAHETVLEINLSAIVSNFNYFRSLLNPSTKVVAMVKAFSYGSGSYEIANILQFHRIDYLAVAYSDEGVELRNAGIKTPVLVMNPQEQSFDTMIRHGLEPEIYSFRVLEMLLNTIKKTYKSIQKPVDIHIKLDTGMHRLGFEKDEIDDLLKIIKENKFIHLKSVFSHLAASDEAEHDDFTRQQIKTFKESGDKIKSEFAHDILLHILNTSGIIRFPEAQFDMVRLGIGLYGISPITEHQNFLQNVSTLKSNISQIREIAANESIGYGRKAVTDKNIRIAVIPIGYADGYTRALGNGKGKIFVNGKLAHVVGNVCMDMLMIDVTDIDAKEGDDVVVFGKDYPIANVANDMNTIPYEVFTSLSRRIKRIYYQE; this is translated from the coding sequence GTGAATTACGATATTTCAAAGATTGCTCAGATTGTAAAAGGAGAATTTTTAAACAAATATGATGGAACTGCTCCGGTAAAAAATATTTTTATTGATAGCAGGACGCTTTCAAATTTCGAATCCTCACTGTTTTTCGCTATTGCCGGAAAAAGACATAATGGACATGATTATCTCATCGAATTGTATGAAAAAGGAATCAGGAATTTTGTGGTTTCCGAAAAACCGGTAAACATGAATTTAATGCCTGAAGCAAATATTTTATTTGTAAAAAATACTTTGACTGCGATGCAGCAGCTTGCTTCATCTCACAGGAAAAATTTTAATATTCCTGTTGTTGCAATCACAGGAAGCAATGGTAAAACTATTATAAAAGAATGGCTTTTTCAATTACTGGGTGAAGATAAAAAAATAATAAGAAGCCCCAAAAGTTATAATTCACAGGTCGGTGTTCCTTTATCTGTATGGCAAATAAACAATGAACACGAACTTGCAATTTTTGAAGCAGGAATATCTGAGCCCGATGAAATGGAAAAACTTCAGGCAATAATTTCTCCTACTATCGGAATATTCACCAACATAGGTCAGGCACATGGCGAGAATTTTATTAACATAGAACAGAAAATAGGGGAAAAGTTGAAATTATTTTTAAAAGTAAAAACTTTATTTTATTGCATAGATTGTTTTGGAATAAAAGAAAAAATCATAAAGTCGGAAATGCTTAGAAATATTGAAGTTTTCACATGGTCGCGTCATTCTGAGGCAACTTTGAAAATAAACAATGTTTCAAAAAATAAACATAAAACTTCAATTGAAGCCGTTTTTAAAAACAAAAATATTTCAATAGAAATTCCTTTTGCCGATGATGCTTCTGTTGAAAATGCAATTCACTGCTGGGCGGTAATGCTTTATTTAGGATATGATAATGAAAAAATAAAAAAGAGAATGTTGTCTCTTGCTCCCGTTGCAATGCGGCTTGAACTGAAAGAAGGAATAAATAATTGTGCTGTTATAAACGATAGTTATAATTCAGATATAAATTCTTTGACGATAGCACTTGACTTCCTCAATCAACAGGAACAACACAAAAAGAAAACTTTGATTTTGTCCGATATATTGCAAAGCGGAATTGATGAAAACGATTTATACAACGAAATTGCAGAATTAGTAATGCAAAAAGGCGTAACCAGAATTATAGGAATCGGAAATGCGATTTCACGGAACTCTAAAAAATTCGGTAAAATTGAAAATAAATTTTATAAAACAACAGATGATTTTCTGAATGATTATTCCGGTTCATTATTCAACAATGAGGCAATATTGCTGAAAGGAGCGAGATTATTCAAGTTTGAGCAGATAAGCAAGGTGATTCAACAAAAAGCACATGAAACTGTTCTGGAAATAAATCTAAGTGCAATAGTAAGCAACTTTAATTATTTCCGTTCTTTGCTTAATCCATCAACAAAGGTGGTGGCAATGGTGAAAGCGTTTTCTTATGGAAGCGGAAGTTATGAAATAGCCAACATTCTGCAATTTCACAGAATAGATTATCTCGCAGTTGCCTATTCCGATGAAGGTGTTGAATTGAGAAATGCAGGAATTAAAACTCCTGTTCTCGTTATGAATCCGCAGGAACAGAGTTTCGATACAATGATTAGGCATGGACTGGAACCTGAAATATATAGTTTCAGAGTTTTGGAAATGCTTTTAAATACAATTAAAAAAACATATAAATCAATTCAGAAACCGGTTGACATCCATATAAAGCTTGACACTGGAATGCACCGTCTGGGATTTGAAAAAGATGAGATAGATGATTTACTCAAAATTATAAAAGAAAATAAATTCATTCATCTTAAATCTGTATTTTCACATCTGGCTGCAAGTGACGAAGCGGAACACGATGATTTCACAAGACAACAAATAAAAACTTTCAAAGAATCTGGTGATAAAATAAAATCGGAATTTGCTCACGACATTTTACTTCACATATTAAATACATCGGGAATAATACGCTTTCCCGAAGCACAATTTGATATGGTGCGGCTCGGAATTGGCTTGTATGGAATAAGTCCGATTACAGAGCATCAGAATTTTCTTCAGAATGTAAGCACATTGAAAAGCAATATTTCTCAGATAAGAGAAATTGCTGCTAACGAATCTATCGGTTATGGCAGAAAAGCTGTTACCGATAAAAATATCAGAATAGCTGTTATTCCTATAGGATATGCCGATGGCTATACAAGAGCACTTGGAAACGGAAAAGGAAAAATATTTGTTAATGGCAAACTTGCACATGTTGTCGGAAATGTCTGCATGGATATGCTCATGATTGATGTTACAGACATTGATGCAAAAGAAGGGGATGATGTTGTTGTTTTCGGAAAAGATTATCCTATTGCAAATGTTGCAAATGACATGAACACTATTCCTTATGAAGTTTTTACAAGCCTTTCGAGAAGAATTAAAAGAATATATTATCAGGAATAA
- a CDS encoding OmpA family protein — MRLVIIIVILFYVCCCKAQNLVPNPGFEEYINDSVYEWQQPMRPWYHFERNNTKAHSGECYNGICMWKWNTTEYLQVKLKNRLSENQNYLVKAYLLTVDSLQKCNIDSLDEIGFAFSKTPLNVMQKTRYYFEPQIKFKPVNNYTWYELEENFIAKGNEEYLIIGRFYKTKNKSIIDTLEAPDNKMFLEQLNEIEVKFADSVKQIENEVKGRYKDFLYNSWNIEKIKSKRKREIENEKFRIINQKLKQEISIKKYLLYDYFRQMEREIIANFEMKNKNISDLNCRLRFYIDDVSVEAVNENQFSAEEGKITVLKNVFFDFDKYDLLPESFAELNKLVLFLNENPLLKIEISGHTDIIGSESYNISLSEARAKSVVDYLINKGIKSERLKYKGYGTSVPVADNNSPEGRAQNRRVEFKIL; from the coding sequence GTGCGTCTCGTAATAATTATCGTCATACTCTTTTATGTTTGCTGTTGCAAAGCACAGAATCTTGTTCCAAATCCGGGTTTTGAAGAATATATTAATGATTCTGTATATGAATGGCAGCAACCTATGCGGCCATGGTACCATTTCGAAAGAAACAATACGAAAGCACATAGTGGCGAATGTTATAACGGTATATGTATGTGGAAATGGAATACTACCGAATATCTTCAGGTAAAATTAAAAAACAGGTTGTCCGAAAATCAGAATTATTTGGTAAAAGCTTATTTGCTCACTGTTGATTCACTTCAGAAGTGCAACATCGATTCGCTTGACGAAATAGGATTTGCATTTTCGAAAACTCCTTTGAATGTCATGCAAAAAACAAGGTATTATTTCGAGCCGCAGATAAAATTCAAACCGGTAAACAATTATACATGGTATGAACTCGAAGAAAATTTTATTGCAAAAGGTAATGAAGAATATCTGATAATTGGAAGATTTTATAAAACAAAAAACAAATCTATAATTGATACTCTTGAAGCACCCGATAACAAAATGTTTTTAGAACAACTTAACGAAATTGAAGTGAAATTTGCCGACAGTGTTAAGCAGATTGAAAATGAAGTTAAGGGTAGATACAAGGACTTTCTGTACAATTCGTGGAATATTGAAAAAATAAAAAGTAAAAGAAAAAGAGAAATTGAAAATGAAAAATTCAGAATAATAAATCAGAAGCTGAAGCAAGAAATATCAATAAAAAAATATCTGCTCTATGATTATTTTAGGCAGATGGAACGTGAAATAATTGCAAATTTCGAAATGAAAAATAAAAATATTTCTGATTTGAATTGTCGTTTGCGTTTTTATATTGACGATGTTTCAGTTGAAGCCGTTAATGAAAATCAGTTTTCTGCCGAAGAGGGAAAAATCACTGTGCTTAAAAATGTTTTTTTCGATTTCGACAAATATGATTTGCTTCCCGAATCATTTGCCGAGTTGAACAAACTTGTTTTGTTTTTAAATGAAAATCCTTTACTTAAAATTGAAATTTCAGGACACACCGATATCATTGGTAGCGAATCGTATAATATTTCACTTTCTGAAGCAAGGGCAAAATCAGTAGTTGATTATTTAATAAATAAAGGAATAAAATCGGAGCGGCTGAAATATAAAGGCTATGGTACTTCCGTTCCTGTTGCAGATAATAATTCTCCTGAAGGAAGAGCACAAAACAGAAGAGTGGAATTTAAAATATTGTAA